A window of the Mucilaginibacter sp. cycad4 genome harbors these coding sequences:
- a CDS encoding O-antigen ligase family protein: protein MTDTLRIPAPVIFCMLLFFVQKPILDFGYYNELIIFLVGVFLYQVVGMSNYITFFAILLTIIPCSLYFNYFVGSNKSRYYSSILMFFFLLTISMVIMVLDHSMAGTIDPLRSKLLGEPVKQSPAGLAVTQFNFGYQVVAITTFAFIASCTTGQYLIVRALVLAACIVCIYLGMNRSAFISFGAAVTLFLFIYYRYKAVFLVAATVVICFGLYTYVLKDNMDEKNNILSKNQAKEANDFNRADMAAENLKIYADYPFGLIFYGKTWDEVTYRNPMFTFGLSSHNAYLMFITLLGPFLGLGILWAIYYKTIRLFWQTIKNIKHKGSAIYVAIFFTFIALSLNALSHNGWLMSVDGPTIFIYFAVLHYNKLKDPIIQAEPVQEELAVA, encoded by the coding sequence ATGACAGATACTTTGAGGATCCCTGCACCTGTAATTTTTTGCATGCTGCTGTTCTTTGTACAAAAACCCATATTAGATTTTGGCTATTATAACGAACTGATAATCTTTCTGGTAGGCGTTTTTTTGTACCAGGTTGTGGGTATGAGCAATTATATTACCTTCTTTGCCATACTCCTTACTATAATACCCTGTTCGTTATACTTTAATTATTTTGTAGGCTCAAATAAATCGCGCTATTATTCTTCGATATTGATGTTTTTTTTCCTGCTGACGATTTCCATGGTCATCATGGTATTGGATCACAGCATGGCAGGCACCATTGATCCGCTCAGGAGTAAATTACTGGGTGAGCCTGTTAAACAAAGCCCGGCTGGGTTGGCAGTAACGCAATTCAACTTTGGGTACCAGGTTGTAGCAATTACCACCTTTGCGTTTATTGCATCGTGTACTACCGGGCAATATCTTATAGTGAGGGCATTGGTTTTAGCGGCCTGCATTGTTTGCATTTACCTTGGCATGAACAGATCCGCATTTATAAGCTTTGGCGCTGCTGTAACCTTGTTCCTGTTCATTTATTATCGCTACAAGGCAGTTTTCCTGGTTGCAGCTACCGTGGTTATATGTTTCGGATTATATACTTATGTATTAAAGGATAATATGGATGAAAAAAACAACATCTTATCCAAAAACCAGGCTAAAGAAGCCAACGATTTTAACCGGGCCGATATGGCTGCCGAAAACCTTAAAATATATGCTGATTATCCTTTCGGGCTTATTTTTTATGGCAAAACCTGGGATGAGGTAACTTACCGCAACCCGATGTTCACATTCGGCTTATCATCACACAATGCCTACCTGATGTTTATAACCTTGCTTGGCCCGTTTTTGGGGCTTGGCATACTATGGGCTATATACTACAAAACTATCCGGTTATTTTGGCAAACTATCAAAAACATAAAACATAAAGGGAGCGCAATTTATGTAGCTATATTTTTCACTTTTATAGCACTCTCGTTAAACGCTCTATCACACAACGGATGGTTAATGAGTGTTGATGGACCTACCATATTCATTTATTTCGCCGTATTACACTATAACAAATTAAAAGATCCAATTATACAAGCCGAACCAGTGCAGGAAGAATTAGCTGTTGCTTAA
- a CDS encoding sugar transferase, with amino-acid sequence MIKRLFDICLSLIALIVLLPLFLLIAVAIKIDSRGSAFYKQARVGKDGNEFDLFKFRTMYVNSDRAGLLTIGSKDYRITGVGYWLRKYKLDELPQLLNVLNGDMSFVGPRPEVRKYVNMYTQAQLRVLTVKPGVTDWASIKYFDENDILAGSDDPEDMYINVIVPSKISKNLEYIDNQCILLDLKIILSTLKRIFQ; translated from the coding sequence ATGATTAAACGGCTTTTTGATATTTGCTTGTCGCTTATCGCCCTCATCGTATTACTGCCGCTTTTTCTTTTGATCGCTGTTGCTATTAAAATTGATTCAAGAGGGAGCGCATTTTACAAACAGGCACGGGTTGGAAAAGACGGGAATGAGTTTGATCTTTTCAAGTTCAGGACCATGTATGTAAACTCAGACAGAGCCGGTTTGCTAACCATAGGCAGTAAAGATTACCGGATTACCGGCGTTGGCTATTGGCTCCGGAAATATAAACTTGATGAACTGCCGCAATTGCTAAACGTGTTAAACGGCGACATGAGTTTTGTTGGTCCGCGCCCTGAGGTAAGAAAATACGTAAACATGTACACCCAGGCCCAGTTAAGGGTGCTAACCGTAAAACCCGGGGTAACAGACTGGGCATCTATCAAATACTTTGATGAAAATGATATCCTGGCCGGCAGCGATGATCCGGAAGACATGTATATTAACGTGATTGTGCCGTCAAAAATCAGCAAAAACCTCGAATACATTGATAACCAGTGCATTTTACTCGATCTCAAAATAATACTATCCACGTTAAAACGGATTTTTCAATAG
- a CDS encoding DegT/DnrJ/EryC1/StrS family aminotransferase → MKISFAPPYIDQAVINEVIDTLNSGWITTGPKVAALEQQMKQLTASDAAVCVNSWTSGAILMLKWFGIKEGDEVIIPAYTYCATALSVLHCGATPVIVDVDDDCCISIPAVIKAITPKTKAIIAVDIAGWPCDYEGLKTIINRQDVKKLFVPESPKQKVLGRILLIADAAHSIGATINELPAAKYSDVSIFSFHAVKNITTAEGGCICINLPDNFNAADEYRYLKLYTLNGQTKDAFTKSNGGGWKYDILFMGLKINMPDICAAIGLGQLRNYDARLLPMRKRVASMYCDSFKAMDWFIKPPLKNEQRESSYHLFALRIKGISEVQRDQIIDCIMSEGIAANVHFMPLPMLTLFKDLGYDISQYPSAYALYANEISLPIYPQLSDEQIDFIITTVINSVNTVLEECKEPAKVEL, encoded by the coding sequence ATGAAAATTTCTTTTGCGCCACCTTACATTGACCAGGCTGTTATAAACGAGGTTATAGACACGCTTAACTCGGGCTGGATAACCACCGGGCCCAAAGTAGCCGCACTTGAACAGCAAATGAAGCAACTAACAGCTTCGGATGCGGCTGTTTGCGTAAACTCCTGGACATCAGGAGCTATCCTGATGCTGAAATGGTTCGGGATAAAGGAAGGCGATGAGGTTATCATACCTGCATATACTTATTGTGCTACCGCTTTAAGTGTATTACATTGCGGGGCTACCCCGGTAATAGTTGATGTTGATGATGATTGCTGCATTTCGATACCAGCTGTGATCAAAGCTATAACCCCAAAAACTAAAGCAATTATCGCCGTAGATATAGCCGGCTGGCCTTGCGACTATGAAGGATTAAAAACTATTATAAACAGGCAGGACGTTAAAAAGCTGTTTGTACCTGAAAGCCCAAAGCAAAAAGTTTTAGGCCGGATCCTTTTAATTGCCGATGCAGCGCACTCAATCGGTGCAACCATAAATGAATTACCTGCGGCAAAGTATAGCGATGTTTCTATATTTTCTTTTCATGCAGTAAAAAACATTACCACTGCCGAAGGCGGTTGTATCTGCATCAATCTGCCTGACAACTTCAATGCAGCTGATGAGTACCGGTATTTAAAACTATATACCCTTAACGGTCAAACCAAGGATGCTTTTACCAAATCAAACGGGGGCGGCTGGAAATACGACATCCTGTTTATGGGCCTCAAGATCAATATGCCCGACATTTGTGCAGCAATAGGTCTCGGCCAGCTCAGAAATTACGATGCCCGGCTGCTCCCAATGCGCAAACGTGTTGCATCAATGTATTGCGACAGCTTTAAAGCCATGGATTGGTTTATTAAGCCCCCATTAAAAAATGAGCAAAGGGAATCGTCTTATCATTTGTTTGCCCTGCGGATTAAAGGTATATCGGAAGTACAGCGCGATCAAATCATCGACTGCATTATGAGTGAAGGCATCGCGGCCAATGTACACTTTATGCCGCTGCCTATGTTAACCCTCTTTAAAGATCTGGGCTACGACATCTCTCAATACCCGTCGGCTTACGCACTTTATGCCAATGAAATCTCGCTACCTATCTATCCGCAACTTTCAGATGAGCAGATAGATTTCATAATTACAACCGTTATAAACTCGGTAAATACCGTACTGGAAGAGTGTAAAGAACCTGCAAAAGTTGAATTATAA
- a CDS encoding DUF2334 domain-containing protein, with translation MLQYLIRLDDLCPTNNLQKWERFFTLFDRYGIKPIIAVIPANKDPKLKACGNFNPYYWQLVRELQNKNYVIGMHGFDHYYINHNSGLLKMNNRSEFAGVPLQTQREKIKKASEIFRNESIHPTVFIAPAHTFDRNTLLALHEYTNIKIISDGLLRSPYVRFGFNWIPVQLSEVEQKTKYTWTFNYHPETCSVKAFQDLEVFIEKNHHLFVSLDNLDFSNYTWADAIIEKYCIYKRIARDYVQKAIAFMERIPAGN, from the coding sequence ATGTTACAATATCTAATTCGTTTGGATGATTTGTGCCCTACAAATAATCTGCAAAAATGGGAACGTTTCTTTACCCTGTTTGACAGGTATGGCATAAAACCCATAATAGCCGTTATCCCTGCCAATAAAGACCCCAAGCTAAAAGCCTGCGGTAATTTCAATCCTTACTACTGGCAATTGGTGAGGGAGCTTCAAAATAAAAATTATGTGATAGGCATGCACGGTTTTGATCATTATTACATAAATCACAACTCAGGTTTGCTGAAGATGAATAACAGATCAGAATTTGCCGGTGTACCATTGCAAACTCAGAGGGAAAAAATAAAAAAAGCATCTGAAATTTTCAGGAACGAAAGTATCCACCCCACTGTTTTTATTGCCCCGGCACATACCTTTGACCGCAATACGCTGTTAGCCTTACACGAGTATACAAACATTAAAATAATTAGCGACGGATTGCTCAGATCTCCTTACGTGCGGTTTGGCTTTAACTGGATCCCCGTTCAATTATCAGAAGTTGAACAAAAAACAAAATATACCTGGACATTTAATTATCATCCCGAAACCTGTTCAGTTAAAGCATTTCAAGACCTTGAAGTTTTTATAGAAAAAAACCATCATCTTTTTGTGTCGCTGGACAACCTTGATTTTTCAAATTATACCTGGGCAGATGCCATTATCGAAAAATATTGCATTTATAAAAGAATAGCGCGCGATTACGTTCAAAAGGCAATCGCTTTTATGGAACGGATTCCTGCCGGAAACTAA
- a CDS encoding glycosyltransferase gives MNIPAASFSKPVLFFIIPSLKGGGAERVIISLANYFNKNNFQSVLISLNNDVPAYEIENGVKVVYLTNRQKSQFTHRIYHIAETFYKLIKLLRTEKPVCTLSFITSANIWAGITCSLTRVPYIVSERTSPDRSVISFNYLHKHLALNLYKKSAAVVVSAKGVEDCLLKDKDFKALNNIERITNAVTIFQSPSDQKVHHRRFILGVGRLAYVKGFDILIEAYAKSGLNDIDLIIIGDGEERANLVCQIFNLGLKERVLLPGSRNNLQDYYSQAEMFVLPSRNEGYPNALVEAMSFGCPSVAVDCNFGPAEIISNGENGILVNKASINGLADAMRRLAGNETLKTNLGNQARIISQTNHPDKILGEWETLIKKYAAVSETAAQLTSSQPAL, from the coding sequence ATGAACATACCAGCCGCTTCCTTTTCAAAACCCGTACTGTTTTTCATTATTCCTTCCCTTAAAGGAGGAGGAGCAGAAAGAGTTATCATATCGCTCGCTAATTACTTTAATAAAAACAACTTTCAGTCGGTACTCATTTCTCTAAACAATGATGTTCCGGCATACGAAATCGAAAATGGTGTTAAGGTAGTTTATCTAACAAACCGTCAAAAAAGCCAGTTCACTCACAGGATTTATCATATTGCCGAAACTTTTTATAAACTCATAAAGTTATTACGAACAGAAAAACCGGTGTGTACTTTGTCATTCATTACTTCGGCCAATATATGGGCCGGCATCACCTGTTCATTGACCCGGGTACCCTACATTGTTTCGGAACGCACATCGCCAGACAGAAGTGTTATCAGCTTTAATTATTTGCACAAGCACCTGGCTTTAAACCTGTATAAGAAATCGGCAGCAGTTGTTGTAAGTGCTAAAGGAGTTGAAGACTGCCTGCTTAAAGACAAAGACTTTAAAGCGCTCAATAATATTGAACGGATAACAAATGCCGTTACCATTTTCCAATCACCATCAGATCAGAAGGTTCACCATCGGAGATTTATTTTGGGGGTTGGCCGCCTGGCTTATGTAAAAGGCTTTGACATCCTTATTGAAGCCTATGCAAAATCGGGCCTCAATGACATTGATCTTATCATTATAGGCGATGGTGAAGAACGTGCTAACCTGGTTTGCCAGATCTTTAATCTTGGATTAAAAGAACGTGTACTATTGCCTGGAAGCCGGAATAATCTTCAGGATTATTACAGCCAGGCCGAAATGTTTGTCTTACCATCGCGTAACGAGGGATATCCCAACGCTTTAGTTGAAGCCATGAGCTTTGGCTGCCCCTCTGTAGCTGTAGATTGCAATTTTGGCCCTGCAGAGATCATCTCCAATGGCGAAAACGGGATACTGGTAAATAAAGCATCAATAAATGGTTTAGCCGACGCTATGCGGCGTTTGGCAGGCAATGAGACCCTAAAAACCAATCTTGGAAATCAGGCCCGCATCATATCCCAAACCAACCATCCGGATAAGATACTGGGCGAATGGGAAACTTTAATCAAAAAATATGCTGCTGTATCAGAAACCGCAGCACAACTAACAAGCAGTCAACCGGCTTTGTAA
- a CDS encoding glycosyltransferase, translated as MIDEEIMVSVLCITYNHEKFISEAIRSFLMQKTNFKFEIIIGDDCSADKTQSIIKFYSETYPGRIKLIASPTNLGTHKNLINCITQCRGRYIALCEGDDYWINEYKLQKQVDFLENNADFVICCHYHKVINVNNKTLYVHPNPTPLIHTYADLLAGKQEETKTATVVYRNIPETHQLFSAPWFFECFAGDKMFKLWATQHTGGKIYVIPEVMSCYRNHEGGVWSMINAKVRMEMVISDFNLIIKNFTYSAMAKKKLLLLYIKRYLLFELQNKRFRKAYDTLKYLL; from the coding sequence ATGATTGATGAAGAAATAATGGTAAGTGTCCTCTGCATTACCTACAACCATGAAAAATTCATTTCCGAAGCTATCCGAAGCTTTTTGATGCAGAAAACCAACTTTAAGTTTGAGATCATCATTGGCGACGATTGCTCGGCAGATAAAACCCAATCAATAATTAAATTTTATTCAGAAACCTATCCCGGCAGGATCAAGCTTATAGCCTCCCCTACCAACTTAGGCACACATAAAAACTTAATTAATTGTATTACACAGTGCAGGGGCAGGTACATTGCACTTTGTGAGGGCGACGACTACTGGATCAATGAATATAAACTGCAAAAACAGGTTGATTTTTTGGAAAACAATGCCGACTTCGTTATTTGCTGCCATTACCACAAAGTAATAAACGTTAATAACAAAACACTTTATGTGCACCCTAACCCAACGCCGCTGATACATACGTATGCCGATTTACTGGCGGGGAAACAAGAAGAAACAAAAACTGCAACTGTGGTTTATCGCAACATTCCCGAAACCCATCAGTTGTTTTCTGCTCCCTGGTTTTTTGAATGTTTTGCCGGCGATAAAATGTTTAAGCTATGGGCCACTCAGCATACCGGCGGTAAAATTTATGTAATACCCGAGGTAATGAGTTGTTACCGCAATCATGAAGGCGGCGTATGGAGCATGATCAACGCCAAAGTACGTATGGAAATGGTTATCAGCGATTTCAATTTGATCATCAAAAATTTTACATACTCTGCAATGGCAAAAAAAAAGCTGTTGCTGCTTTACATTAAACGCTATCTGCTATTTGAATTACAAAACAAACGGTTTCGCAAAGCTTACGATACACTAAAATACCTGCTTTAA
- a CDS encoding DegT/DnrJ/EryC1/StrS family aminotransferase: protein MIPVTKPFLPAEKEFRAYVKSIWERQWLTNNGPLVNTLELKLKQYLGVSHMLFVTNGTIALQLAIKALNLSGEIITTPFSFVATTSTIVWQGCQPVFVDIDPETLNIDPAKIEAAITPNTSAILATHVFGNPCDITAIQAIADKHNLKVIYDAAHCFGTFYKNRSVFEYGDISVTSFHSTKLYHTIEGGAVFTQDPELLKTMALMRNFGYSGVDTFSEEGINAKNSEFHAAMGLCNLRHVDEILKKRKYLYEQYLQRLENLDVQFQKLENEQDYNYAYFPIVFQTEALMHQSKAKLELAQIYCRRYFYPSLSSLPYVKSQPMPVCDSIASRVVCLPLYHTLSLSDLDLICRLLLRAQNFDNNFKPKHFGTLVTDKIESEINVTAANVNGSV from the coding sequence ATGATTCCAGTAACCAAACCATTTCTCCCTGCCGAAAAGGAGTTCAGAGCCTATGTTAAAAGTATCTGGGAAAGACAATGGCTCACCAACAATGGGCCCCTTGTAAACACGCTCGAATTAAAGCTAAAACAATACCTGGGTGTTAGCCATATGCTGTTTGTTACAAACGGCACAATAGCTTTGCAACTGGCCATTAAAGCGCTTAATTTAAGCGGGGAAATTATCACAACACCATTTTCATTTGTTGCTACTACAAGCACTATTGTATGGCAGGGTTGCCAACCTGTATTTGTTGACATCGATCCTGAAACGCTGAATATTGATCCGGCTAAAATTGAGGCTGCCATCACACCCAACACATCGGCTATACTGGCAACACACGTATTCGGTAACCCATGCGATATAACGGCCATACAAGCTATTGCCGACAAGCATAACCTTAAAGTGATCTATGACGCGGCACACTGCTTTGGCACATTTTATAAAAACCGTTCCGTATTTGAATATGGCGACATCAGTGTAACCAGCTTTCACTCAACCAAATTATACCATACTATTGAAGGCGGCGCCGTATTTACCCAGGATCCGGAATTATTAAAAACCATGGCCCTGATGCGTAATTTTGGATATTCGGGGGTTGACACTTTCTCGGAGGAAGGCATCAATGCAAAAAACAGCGAGTTCCATGCAGCAATGGGTTTATGCAACTTACGCCATGTTGATGAAATACTTAAAAAAAGAAAGTATTTGTACGAGCAATATCTGCAGCGCCTGGAAAACCTGGATGTTCAGTTCCAGAAACTTGAAAATGAGCAGGATTACAATTATGCGTACTTCCCCATCGTTTTTCAAACAGAGGCCCTAATGCATCAAAGTAAAGCAAAACTAGAGTTGGCACAGATCTATTGCAGGAGGTATTTTTACCCTTCGCTATCATCATTGCCATATGTAAAAAGCCAACCAATGCCTGTATGCGATTCGATTGCGTCAAGGGTGGTTTGTCTTCCTTTATACCATACGCTGTCACTTTCAGATCTCGACCTTATTTGCAGGTTATTGCTTCGTGCACAAAACTTTGACAACAACTTTAAGCCGAAACATTTTGGCACACTCGTTACCGATAAAATTGAATCTGAAATAAATGTAACAGCCGCGAATGTAAATGGATCAGTATGA
- a CDS encoding lipopolysaccharide biosynthesis protein has protein sequence MTYKQRAVSGIVWALWQQLSSKVVSFGISIFLARILEPSQFGLIAMLSLFISVGNSLLDSGLTASLIRTTNADQRDYSTVFFFNIIGSTILYLLLFLSAPLISAFYNQPLLTQVVRVYTLILIINAFFGVQSTLLIKELKFKKQTNIQIPSAIGGGILGIILAKLGYGVWSLVWMGLCTSFLSTAIHWITSSWRPALIFDKACFKKHIHFGYKMTLSGLIDTVYQNIYLIIIGKYFSATQLGYYSRADSISQLPISNISAAINKVTYPMFAEISNDPVQLKNVYKRLMQQVVFWNAPALILLSVIARPLFHILLTDKWLPAVPFFQLLCIGGIMYPLHSYNLNVLKVMGQSALFLKLEVIKKVLSVVGILLFIPFGIYGLLYFQLLFNIIAYYINSIYSGRLIDYPVTEQVKDILPTVTLAGSIGLCCYFLDKLLINDSFIPAMQIGILFIVFIAIYYGASLLIKLSAIKDFNQLILKR, from the coding sequence ATGACCTACAAACAAAGAGCCGTATCCGGCATAGTATGGGCGCTGTGGCAGCAATTAAGTTCAAAGGTGGTGAGCTTTGGCATATCTATATTCCTGGCGCGGATCCTGGAGCCGTCACAATTTGGTTTGATAGCTATGCTGTCGCTTTTCATTTCGGTTGGCAACAGCCTCCTGGATAGCGGCCTCACGGCTTCGCTGATCCGTACAACCAATGCCGATCAGCGCGATTATTCAACCGTATTCTTTTTTAATATCATTGGCAGTACCATCCTGTATTTGTTGCTTTTTTTATCGGCACCACTGATCTCTGCCTTTTATAATCAGCCGTTGTTAACCCAGGTAGTACGCGTTTACACTTTGATTTTGATCATCAATGCTTTTTTCGGGGTACAGAGCACATTACTGATAAAAGAGCTGAAATTTAAGAAACAAACAAATATTCAAATCCCATCTGCTATTGGCGGCGGTATATTAGGTATTATACTCGCAAAATTAGGATATGGCGTTTGGAGCCTTGTTTGGATGGGTTTATGCACATCCTTTTTATCAACAGCCATACACTGGATCACCTCAAGCTGGAGACCGGCATTGATTTTTGATAAAGCGTGCTTTAAAAAACATATCCACTTCGGTTACAAAATGACGCTATCGGGTTTAATTGATACTGTTTATCAAAACATCTACCTGATCATTATAGGTAAGTACTTTTCGGCAACCCAGCTTGGTTATTACAGCCGTGCCGATTCAATCAGCCAGCTGCCTATCAGTAACATTTCGGCAGCTATAAATAAAGTTACTTATCCTATGTTTGCAGAGATCTCAAATGACCCGGTACAGCTAAAAAATGTGTATAAACGGCTCATGCAGCAGGTGGTATTCTGGAACGCACCGGCACTTATATTGCTTAGCGTTATTGCAAGGCCCTTGTTTCACATCTTATTAACAGACAAATGGCTGCCAGCCGTTCCGTTTTTCCAGTTATTATGCATAGGCGGCATCATGTACCCGCTGCATTCATACAACTTAAATGTTTTAAAAGTAATGGGACAAAGCGCTTTGTTTTTAAAGTTAGAGGTTATTAAAAAGGTTTTGAGCGTAGTCGGTATCCTGCTTTTTATTCCCTTCGGGATTTACGGGCTATTATACTTTCAGTTACTTTTTAACATAATAGCCTACTATATCAATTCCATTTACAGCGGACGCTTAATTGACTACCCGGTTACCGAGCAGGTAAAAGACATTTTGCCAACGGTAACATTAGCCGGAAGCATTGGCCTCTGCTGTTATTTTCTCGATAAGCTGCTGATCAATGATTCTTTCATCCCGGCTATGCAAATTGGCATATTATTCATAGTATTTATTGCAATTTATTATGGCGCCAGTTTATTAATTAAACTTTCTGCCATTAAAGATTTTAACCAATTAATCCTAAAAAGATGA
- a CDS encoding nucleotide sugar dehydrogenase: MKIENYQPKLGIIGLGYVGLPLAVEFAKKYKVIGYDINVDRINELKSGIDHTLEIDSDQLNAVITPVCTTATGLYVTDEVEKLRQCSIFIVTVPTPVDKNNRPDLSPLINASRVVGKVLKKNDIVVYESTVYPGVTEDECMPVLEKVSGLTYNVDFFAGYSPERINPGDKLHTVSKIRKITSGSTPETAETVDKLYQSVITAGTFKAHSIKVAEAAKVIENAQRDINIAFVNELAMIFNKLGIDTHKVLEAAGTKWNFLNFRPGLVGGHCIGVDPYYLAQKAQEAGYHPEIILAGRRINDSMGAYVADQFIKQMICRGTSITDSEVLILGFTFKENCPDVRNTRVIDIVKRLEEYKVKVHIHDPWANATHAKKAYGIICENGESKTRTYDGVLLAVAHEEFKEMNVKALCKPNAVLYDLKAFLPENVVNARL, encoded by the coding sequence ATGAAAATTGAGAATTATCAACCTAAATTAGGCATCATCGGTCTTGGCTATGTAGGCCTGCCCCTGGCAGTTGAATTTGCAAAAAAATACAAGGTTATAGGCTATGATATTAATGTAGATCGCATTAATGAGCTCAAATCGGGTATTGACCACACTTTAGAGATCGACTCCGACCAATTAAATGCAGTAATTACCCCTGTTTGCACAACCGCAACCGGCTTATATGTTACTGATGAAGTTGAAAAACTAAGGCAATGTTCCATATTTATTGTAACAGTCCCAACCCCTGTTGATAAAAACAACCGGCCGGATCTTTCTCCGCTAATAAATGCCAGCCGGGTTGTAGGCAAGGTTTTAAAAAAGAATGATATCGTGGTTTACGAATCTACCGTGTACCCGGGGGTAACAGAAGATGAATGTATGCCTGTTTTAGAAAAAGTATCGGGACTTACTTATAACGTTGATTTTTTTGCAGGGTACTCGCCTGAAAGGATCAATCCCGGAGACAAACTACATACTGTTTCAAAGATCCGCAAAATTACATCAGGCTCCACTCCCGAAACAGCCGAAACGGTAGATAAGCTTTACCAATCGGTTATTACAGCCGGTACATTTAAAGCACATTCAATAAAAGTAGCCGAAGCTGCCAAGGTAATTGAAAATGCGCAACGCGATATAAATATTGCATTTGTGAACGAGCTGGCCATGATATTTAATAAACTGGGCATTGATACCCATAAAGTATTGGAAGCAGCGGGCACCAAATGGAACTTCTTAAATTTCAGGCCAGGTCTTGTTGGTGGGCATTGTATCGGGGTTGACCCATATTATCTTGCTCAAAAGGCCCAGGAGGCAGGTTATCACCCCGAAATTATTTTGGCCGGCCGGCGTATTAACGACTCCATGGGTGCTTATGTTGCCGATCAGTTTATTAAACAGATGATTTGCCGCGGCACTTCAATAACCGATAGCGAGGTATTGATACTTGGCTTCACTTTTAAAGAAAACTGCCCCGACGTAAGGAATACCCGTGTAATTGACATAGTTAAGCGGCTTGAAGAGTATAAAGTAAAAGTACATATTCATGATCCCTGGGCCAATGCCACGCATGCAAAAAAGGCCTACGGTATAATATGTGAAAATGGCGAGTCAAAAACCCGCACCTACGATGGGGTTTTACTTGCTGTTGCCCACGAGGAGTTTAAAGAAATGAATGTAAAAGCGCTTTGCAAACCCAATGCGGTACTGTATGATTTGAAGGCATTTTTACCAGAAAACGTTGTTAACGCCCGGCTTTAA
- a CDS encoding UpxY family transcription antiterminator, giving the protein METQLRAPQFRMTNYHEKKWLVIYTKPRWEKKVDKLLKQNGIECYCPVRDVVNQWSDRKKEVSVPLFSSYVFVHVDAYEQSRALYVMGALGFVYYMGKPAVVRDNVIDEIRTNLIHYKDMEIVSLKNLTVGDTVKIKDGALVNQMGKVLQIQGKNVLMVFETINCALVTRVSIQNLSVHNISRNHEN; this is encoded by the coding sequence ATGGAAACCCAATTAAGAGCACCGCAATTTCGCATGACAAATTATCATGAAAAAAAATGGCTTGTTATTTACACCAAGCCCAGATGGGAAAAAAAGGTGGACAAGCTTTTGAAGCAAAATGGCATTGAATGCTATTGCCCGGTCAGAGATGTAGTAAACCAATGGTCTGACAGGAAAAAGGAGGTCAGTGTCCCCCTGTTTAGCTCCTATGTATTTGTTCATGTTGATGCCTATGAGCAGTCAAGGGCACTTTACGTAATGGGAGCGTTAGGTTTTGTTTACTATATGGGTAAACCCGCTGTAGTGAGGGACAACGTGATAGACGAGATCAGGACAAATCTTATACACTACAAAGACATGGAAATTGTGAGCCTTAAAAACCTCACTGTTGGTGATACAGTTAAAATAAAAGATGGCGCTCTGGTAAATCAGATGGGTAAGGTGCTGCAGATACAGGGCAAAAATGTATTAATGGTTTTTGAAACCATCAATTGCGCTTTGGTAACACGTGTTTCAATCCAAAACTTATCAGTTCATAACATCAGCAGAAATCATGAAAATTGA